One segment of Bacteroidales bacterium DNA contains the following:
- a CDS encoding lipocalin family protein produces the protein MKKAIYLLFAALIILAAGCGKSTKDKVVGVWKLKSVQGETLAPQDLQTTITFGTDGKLEMKAAENNGKIGTWALSKDEKSVEAISSEGGDKETWNIKSIDEKEFVFTVNTDTVKITLEKQLEK, from the coding sequence ATGAAAAAGGCAATTTATTTGTTATTTGCAGCTTTAATTATTTTAGCTGCCGGATGCGGGAAATCAACAAAAGATAAAGTTGTAGGAGTTTGGAAACTGAAAAGTGTGCAAGGTGAAACATTAGCTCCGCAAGACCTGCAAACTACCATTACTTTTGGCACTGACGGAAAACTTGAAATGAAAGCTGCTGAAAATAATGGAAAAATTGGTACATGGGCGCTTTCAAAAGATGAAAAAAGTGTAGAAGCAATATCTTCGGAAGGTGGAGATAAAGAAACATGGAATATTAAATCAATTGATGAAAAAGAATTTGTTTTTACAGTGAACACCGATACGGTAAAAATAACTTTGGAGAAACAATTGGAAAAATAA
- a CDS encoding amidohydrolase yields the protein MCRKYLFIILVAMTATTFSCHTKKQKVDLIVYNAHVYTVDESFSVKDCFVINEGMILDVGTKSDMLKRYDAKQSVDMDGKFVYPGFIDAHCHFYGYAHSLLEANLAGTKSFTEVLYVLSEFYKTRKPLWIKGRGWDQNDWEIKEFPEKSRLDSLFPSNPVLIIRVDGHAALANSAALKIAGVNANTKVSGGIVETVNGKLTGILVDNAIELVNKYIPDYSDKEISKVLINAADNCFGVGLTSVGDAGLDKRIISMMDSMQKKGTLKMKVYAMINPTEENLNTYMYFGRYKTPYMNVRSVKLFADGALGSRGACLLKPYNDSPENCGLMVTTVDSLKKICELAFKYGYQVNTHAIGDSAVRTILNIYAQYLKTSNDYRWRIEHSQVVSPEDINKYGKYNIIPAVNMVHATSDMYWATDRLGEERIKYAYAYKNLMKENGWLCNGSDFPIENINPVYGYYAAICRKDLNGFPEFGFQKENALSRIDALKAMTIWAAKSFFEENEKGSIEQGKYADFVVLDKDILSIPENEIPTAKVLMTYINGHKVYSAVK from the coding sequence ATGTGTAGAAAATATTTATTCATTATTCTTGTCGCTATGACTGCTACTACATTTTCATGCCATACAAAAAAACAGAAGGTTGACCTTATTGTTTATAATGCTCATGTTTACACGGTTGATGAAAGCTTCTCTGTTAAAGATTGCTTTGTGATTAATGAAGGGATGATACTTGATGTGGGCACAAAAAGCGATATGTTAAAAAGATATGATGCTAAACAAAGTGTGGATATGGATGGAAAATTTGTTTATCCCGGTTTTATTGATGCACATTGTCATTTTTATGGTTATGCTCATTCGCTGCTTGAAGCGAACCTGGCAGGAACAAAATCTTTCACCGAGGTCCTTTATGTACTTTCGGAATTTTATAAAACACGAAAACCATTATGGATAAAGGGCAGAGGATGGGATCAAAATGATTGGGAAATAAAAGAATTCCCTGAAAAATCAAGACTCGATTCGTTATTTCCTTCTAATCCTGTTTTGATTATAAGAGTTGATGGTCATGCCGCATTGGCAAACAGTGCAGCATTAAAGATTGCCGGAGTGAATGCTAATACTAAAGTAAGCGGCGGGATTGTTGAAACCGTTAACGGAAAACTTACCGGTATTCTTGTTGATAACGCAATAGAACTGGTAAACAAATATATTCCTGATTATTCTGATAAAGAAATTTCTAAAGTATTAATTAACGCTGCCGACAATTGTTTTGGTGTTGGACTTACTTCTGTGGGGGATGCAGGGCTTGACAAAAGAATAATCAGCATGATGGATTCAATGCAGAAAAAAGGAACTTTGAAAATGAAAGTTTATGCAATGATAAATCCTACTGAAGAAAATTTGAACACCTACATGTATTTTGGAAGGTATAAAACTCCTTATATGAATGTTAGGTCAGTTAAGCTGTTTGCCGATGGGGCTTTGGGTTCACGTGGCGCCTGTTTACTCAAACCCTATAACGACAGCCCTGAAAATTGTGGATTAATGGTAACAACAGTAGACTCACTGAAAAAAATATGTGAACTGGCTTTCAAATACGGTTACCAGGTAAACACGCATGCCATTGGAGATTCAGCTGTAAGAACTATTTTAAATATTTATGCTCAGTACCTTAAAACTTCTAATGATTATCGCTGGCGTATTGAACATTCGCAAGTTGTATCACCTGAGGATATTAATAAATATGGAAAGTATAATATCATTCCTGCTGTGAATATGGTTCATGCAACATCCGATATGTATTGGGCTACTGACCGACTGGGCGAAGAACGTATTAAGTATGCATATGCATATAAAAATTTAATGAAAGAAAATGGATGGTTATGCAATGGCAGCGATTTCCCGATAGAGAACATCAATCCTGTTTACGGATATTATGCCGCAATATGCAGGAAAGATTTAAATGGATTTCCTGAATTTGGATTTCAGAAAGAAAACGCGCTTTCACGTATAGATGCTTTGAAAGCCATGACCATTTGGGCAGCAAAATCATTTTTTGAAGAAAATGAAAAAGGAAGTATTGAACAAGGTAAGTATGCCGATTTTGTTGTGCTTGATAAAGATATTCTTTCTATTCCAGAAAATGAAATTCCTACAGCAAAAGTTTTAATGACCTACATCAACGGGCATAAAGTATATAGCGCTGTTAAATAA
- a CDS encoding GNAT family N-acetyltransferase: protein MLRLRPFNLKDSRRVQLLAGDEAIASGAINMPHPYTDGVAESWISSHEEEYQKGNSLILAITLKETELLIGSIGLYINKKHQHAELGYWIGKEYWGKGYCTEAVAGVINFSFSKLNLHKIFAYYLCRNHASGKVLKKNGFKSEGLLREHVKYKNVFEDIECLSLLHPEHKENKKEP, encoded by the coding sequence GCTTTTAGCAGGCGACGAGGCAATAGCTTCGGGCGCTATTAATATGCCGCATCCATATACTGATGGTGTTGCTGAATCATGGATATCTTCGCATGAAGAAGAATACCAGAAAGGCAATTCGCTTATTCTTGCTATCACCCTGAAAGAAACAGAATTGTTAATCGGATCAATTGGATTATATATTAATAAAAAACACCAGCATGCCGAACTGGGATATTGGATAGGCAAGGAATACTGGGGAAAAGGTTATTGTACCGAAGCTGTTGCAGGTGTTATTAATTTCAGTTTTTCAAAATTAAACCTTCATAAAATATTCGCATACTACCTTTGTCGTAACCATGCTTCAGGCAAGGTACTAAAAAAAAATGGTTTCAAATCGGAAGGATTGCTTCGTGAACATGTAAAGTACAAGAATGTATTCGAAGATATAGAATGCCTGAGTTTATTGCATCCCGAACATAAAGAAAATAAAAAAGAGCCTTAG